From the Roseiconus lacunae genome, one window contains:
- the mtnA gene encoding S-methyl-5-thioribose-1-phosphate isomerase: protein MATHAPETIRFTTDQLELIDQTKLPTQLTYLVCETVEQTHSAIRRLVVRGAPAIGIAAAYGVCLAKSNKHGVPPTKKDYLNAIEYLATSRPTAVNLFWALDRMAEVVESTDDSQLLTALITQARKIHDEDRVMCRAIGRNGASLLSGVDTVLTHCNAGGLATSMWGTALAPIYHLHQTGKRIKVFADETRPLLQGGRLTAWELSQAGVDVTVITDSMAGALMHQGRIGAVIVGADRITAAGDVANKIGTYSVAVLAKHHRLPFYVAAPSNTFDMELVSGDEIPIEQRDRDEVACPHGTRIVPDEANVLNPAFDVTPAELVTAIITEVGVIESPTQQTIESHFADRT, encoded by the coding sequence ATGGCGACGCACGCCCCGGAAACCATCCGCTTCACCACCGATCAACTTGAACTCATTGATCAAACGAAGCTCCCGACACAACTCACCTACCTGGTCTGCGAGACGGTGGAGCAGACCCACAGCGCTATACGCCGATTGGTCGTTCGCGGTGCGCCCGCGATCGGGATTGCAGCGGCCTATGGCGTTTGCTTGGCGAAAAGCAATAAACACGGGGTACCACCGACAAAAAAGGACTATTTAAACGCGATCGAATACCTAGCGACCAGTCGTCCGACCGCAGTCAACTTGTTTTGGGCACTCGATCGAATGGCCGAAGTCGTCGAATCGACTGATGACTCGCAACTATTGACGGCCTTGATCACGCAGGCCCGAAAAATTCATGACGAAGATCGCGTGATGTGTCGGGCGATCGGACGCAACGGAGCCTCGTTACTTTCGGGCGTCGATACCGTGTTGACACATTGCAATGCGGGTGGTTTGGCGACGTCGATGTGGGGAACCGCGCTCGCACCGATTTATCACCTGCATCAAACGGGCAAGCGAATCAAGGTGTTTGCAGACGAAACCCGCCCGCTGCTTCAAGGTGGCCGCCTGACCGCTTGGGAGCTTTCTCAAGCGGGCGTCGACGTGACGGTCATCACCGATTCGATGGCCGGGGCGCTGATGCACCAAGGGCGGATTGGCGCAGTAATTGTCGGTGCCGATCGAATCACGGCGGCCGGCGATGTCGCCAACAAAATCGGAACCTATTCCGTCGCAGTCCTTGCGAAACATCATCGCTTGCCGTTTTACGTTGCCGCGCCGAGCAACACGTTCGACATGGAATTGGTGTCTGGTGACGAGATTCCGATCGAACAGCGTGATCGGGATGAGGTAGCCTGTCCTCATGGGACGCGTATTGTTCCCGACGAAGCAAACGTGCTGAACCCCGCGTTCGATGTCACGCCAGCCGAGCTGGTAACGGCAATCATCACCGAGGTGGGCGTCATCGAATCACCAACGCAACAAACGATCGAATCCCATTTTGCGGACCGGACGTAA